In one window of Pseudomonas chlororaphis subsp. chlororaphis DNA:
- the smpB gene encoding SsrA-binding protein SmpB, translating into MAKQKKHPTGTIAQNKKARHDYFIEHRFEAGMVLAGWEVKSLRAGKAQLVDSYVLLKDGEAWLLGSHFTPLTTASTHVIADPVRSRKLLLNKRELEKLFAAVQQKGYACVCLSLYWSKHMVKCEIALGKGKKEYDKRHTERERDSDRELHRAVRNKGKEE; encoded by the coding sequence ATGGCTAAACAGAAGAAACACCCAACAGGGACCATCGCGCAAAATAAAAAGGCGCGTCACGATTACTTCATCGAACATCGGTTCGAGGCTGGCATGGTCCTGGCCGGCTGGGAAGTAAAGAGTCTGCGTGCAGGCAAGGCACAACTGGTCGACAGTTACGTGCTGCTCAAGGACGGCGAAGCCTGGCTGCTGGGCAGCCACTTCACGCCACTGACCACCGCCAGCACCCATGTGATCGCCGACCCCGTGCGCTCGCGCAAACTGCTGCTCAACAAGCGCGAGCTGGAGAAGCTGTTCGCTGCCGTGCAGCAGAAGGGTTATGCCTGCGTGTGCCTGTCGCTCTACTGGAGCAAGCACATGGTCAAGTGCGAGATCGCACTCGGCAAGGGCAAGAAGGAATACGACAAGCGTCATACCGAACGCGAGCGCGACTCCGATCGTGAGCTGCATCGCGCGGTGCGCAACAAGGGCAAGGAAGAGTAA